GTGCAGTTAACGGCTGATGGCTACGAAGTGATGACGCCAGACACAGGCTTTTTAGCCGAAGGATATAGCGGTATCGGTCGTTTGCCTGAATTGCCAGCGATTGTCGAACATCTCGAGTGGCTCATTGCTAAATCTACTTTACCACAAGTCTTAACCGGTAAAAATGTAGTGATTTCAGCCGGCGGCACACGTGAACGTATCGACCCAGTCCGTTATATTACCAATGACTCCACCGGCAAAATGGGCTATGCAATGGCGCGAGCTGCCAGAAATTTAGGTGCTAACGTGACCTTGATTTCAACGGCTACACAACTGCCTATCCCACAAGGTGTTGACGTCCACTATGTTGCTAGCGCACAAGAAATGTTGGAGGCAATGACGCAACAACTGACGCAGCAAGATATTTTTGTCATGACCGCAGCCGTTAGTGATTACCGAGTTGCAGAAATTGCGACACAAAAAATAAAAAAACAAGCTGCCCAACAAGGATTGCAGTTGAATCTGATTGAAAATCCAGATATTTTAGCGTATTTAGGTCATCATAAACAAGATGGACAATTAGTAATTGGATTTGCCGCCGAAACGCAAGACGTTGAAAATTATGCGAAGAAAAAATTAACTAAGAAACAAGCGGATTGGATTATCGCCAATGATGTCTCCCGAAAAGATATTGGCTTTAATAGCGATGCGAATCAAGTAACCTTAATCAGCCAACATC
The genomic region above belongs to Aerococcaceae bacterium zg-1292 and contains:
- the coaBC gene encoding bifunctional phosphopantothenoylcysteine decarboxylase/phosphopantothenate--cysteine ligase CoaBC, with amino-acid sequence MLSGKKIGLFITGGIAAYKMAELSRQFIKKGAQVRVVMSKSACEFITPLTMQTLTKQPVLVDVFDETDPQIVQHVHLADWCDYVVVAPASANIIAKMAQGIADEIVSTTLLAVHCPRLIVPAMNSNMYMNPATQRNLVQLTADGYEVMTPDTGFLAEGYSGIGRLPELPAIVEHLEWLIAKSTLPQVLTGKNVVISAGGTRERIDPVRYITNDSTGKMGYAMARAARNLGANVTLISTATQLPIPQGVDVHYVASAQEMLEAMTQQLTQQDIFVMTAAVSDYRVAEIATQKIKKQAAQQGLQLNLIENPDILAYLGHHKQDGQLVIGFAAETQDVENYAKKKLTKKQADWIIANDVSRKDIGFNSDANQVTLISQHHEPIALPMADKLSLSHSIWQTIMANEVAK